The Anas acuta chromosome 2, bAnaAcu1.1, whole genome shotgun sequence genomic interval ATAATGTATCCAAGCCAGTGACATGAATGCAAGGATAAAAACATCTGCCCCTGAGACCATTTGCCATACAGCAGATGCTTACATCTTTATTTATGCAGATGGTTTGTGTGATGAGCTGAGTAATGATGAAAGCAAGGAAGTTTGACAAAGATTTCAGGGTATTGCTTGGGATGAGAAATATGTTGGTAACAGTGGTTTATTTTCAGatgtctgtggaaaaaaaagagcatctgTTATATTTACTGGTGTATTTGGTAACATGGACATATTTAGGGTATTAACTAGATTAAAACAATCactaaactattttaaaaaacaattttgcagAAGAATTATGCCACAGCTACAGAAGATAGTTTAATTTTAACAGGAAGCCTTAAAGCTTTGCGTTACGATTTTCACACGTTCTCAAGGTTATACAAAACACTGGGTGAAAGGTTGGCACAGTAGAATATTTTGCCATGCTAATAGCACTTTGGAAGGCTGTGTAAAGGCCGTGTGTTACGATTTCGTGACATTTGGGATTTTCAGTAGAAGCCATATTTAGTGTCACAAAATAATTAGATCTGTAGGCTAGCCTACAGGTTTGAAAATCACCCTAGGCTACTTGACATGAGTTGCacacctaaataaataaataaatgagaccCCATTGGCTCAGATAAACTTCAGTGCTTACCACAGACTTGCCCAGCTCTAGGGATGGATGGAGGCAGCTTTGTGTTACGTCCGACTCCCTCTGCTGGACTCGTGCAACCAGGGTCTCCTTTTGTTCACAAGAGCCGTCTCGTTGCTTTCAGCACAGTGAGCGCTCCAGCTAAGCATGAACTCAGTTTggaatttaatttgaaatttctgCACACAGCAAACGAAGGATGTTGTCTTTGGCCCACGTGCCTAGTGACTACGATCCTGTTTTAATTCCATTGTGTGGTGGCACCCATCAGAAGTGCTTGCTGATGCAGTATCACTTAGCAATGTATTCAGTCAATTCCTTTACAGCACGGCCAGTGTGGGCTGTTGAGAAGCAGTGCTGCCTTACGGAACACAGGAGCTAGGATGGGCAAGCATAGCAATGTCAATAAGCATTGCAATTTGAATTATGCACgtagggattaaaaaaaaaaaaaagcattcaggtgctgtaatttaaatattttctgctacATCCTACTGCCAGAAAGGCCTAGCCACATTCAGGTTCTGGAGCAAGTGATAATGTTGTGTCATGAAAAGTAATGTCTTAGTCAGGAGGACCATTGTCTTCCTGAagatgtttgtttcatttgctttacAGGGCTTGTTTGtctttgggggggaaaaaaacaaaacaaaacaaaaaaaacacctagaATCCATATCTATTTAAAGGACGTTGGAGATCCtcaaaagattaaaacaaaaataaagattagTGGAATTGATTACAGGTGGCAAAGTTTTGCATATTTCAGCCAAAGCCATAGAGTCATTTTCTGGAGAAATTTTGATTgtgaaaaaagaagagaggggaCACTTAGACCAAATAAAATCCTTAGAGATTCCCCATTCAGGCAGTTAAATGACTTGGgtcattttcagaagaaatgaactGTTTACAAAATCCCTCAGAATCTACTCTCCAACAATCATCTAAGTTTAACGTGTGCTGTATTCTGGTCATTTATTGGGGGAATAATATCTGTTCATACTCTTAAGATTGAAAATAGACCGGGCCCTGTCTGATCATCTTCAGTGAGGGATCACTTTTCAAGGTTTGTAATACAGAAGTCACCATACAGAGTCTTTTAATGTCTCAAGTAATATAAATTTGCTCTACAGGCAATCCATAAGACAAAGTGATAAATTAATCATTTGTATTGTCTTACACAGGGCTGTGTTCAGAAATAAAGGCTCTTgattttcacataaaaattGATATTCTAAAAAATGAGTAACAATTTCACTCTTGTGCTCTCCATTTGAACATAagtatttgggaagaaaaaaaaaagtttgtggaATAAGAATCTTAATTCCCTTTCTGAAATCAGAAGTAGGTGTTTTCTGTCCCatggagggaaaggagaaggattGAGCTCCCAGTAAGAAGATTGATTCTGGTCTCAGCTTATTTGAAAGGGGAGCAAGAGTCTAGTCAGAAGATGTTTCATGACTTATTCATAAAATGGTTTTACTTGACCTTTTTGTGCTGCATAGTTTCTGAAGaattctgtcttcatttttttttttttttttttaatcagaccTGGTCATTAATGTTTCCTGCACTTAACGAAAAAATAAAGTCTATTAATTACCACTTACATTAGGCATATCGGGATTTTGTCCAGGTTGATGACATCTTGAtagtcattttaaaaagtattttacatcTGACATCAACTTCACAATGAGAGTTACTGTTTAGATCTGTATCTTTCTTGACGCTCACTTTCAACTGGCAGTTCTCCCGGAAAGTAATACTTAAAAATCCAGTTAGTCTTCTGAAACTAATGTTTGTGCCCACCTCTTAGAGTACCTAATTAATATTGACAATGCGATTGAAGGTTTATGAATTACGAGTTTATGACCAGTGATTGCATCCCCTCCCTTTATCTGTTTTCTGAACAATTAGTTCCCCCAGGTGGTTGCATCGCTGAAGCCTGGCTTCGCAGATCTACAGGGATGCTATCCTCCATTGAATGTCAGGACTGggcaaaaagaacaaagataaAACACTGGAACTACATTGCTACcaaaatcatttcttttctgcttaaCTGAGCCATGGCAGAGCAGCATGGTTGCTGGATAACACGCTCTAGGTTTGACGTGGTTGATTGCTGAAACTAGTTTAGAGGCATATAGAAGCAGAAACACGCTCTCTCTGATGATGTGTGCATGTAACAGCATCTCTCAGAAAAGGTGTTCTCTTCCTGAACAGAGAGGACCCAATGTTTTCATCTttggtgttggtttttgtttgtttgtggttgAGGAGGCTGGATGCCGTTGCAGCCTGTAGATTTATCCACACAAACCTTATTCCCAAATGCTTATTGCGTTAGAGAGAAAAAGGTATGTGTGATTTTGTCAGCTGCAGATAAAGTTACTACAAATAACAGATGCTTTACGTCTAGCTCTTCATGccagttttgctttcttgatATGAAAATATTGTGATCTATTTAAAATCTATTAATTATGTTAACCTTAGTATGAAATCTGTAACTTATAAATTGAAagactgtttcaaaaaatatatatatttaaaggaaaGCTTTTGAATTTCCCAAACACAGTATGAGAGGTGTTAAAAGAACATACGGATCTGTTAATAAACGggtttaaaattaattgcaaatgAGTGTTTAAAAATCTCTTACGCATGTTCTGACATTTAGGAAAGACTTCAAGACTTTCTGCCTTTATACAGTAGCACATAAATGGCTTTTTTATAAGAGGTTGTGTTATAAGAGGTTATGTTATAACCTCCTATAACATAAGAGTTATGTTTTTGCCCACGTTTTGCATAAGATGTTGTTTTTGAATATTGATTTACCCAGATGTGGGTTATCAATTTACATTAAAACCCAAAGTTTACCTTAAAGCTGTTGGCCGCTAGCTGTTCcccacagaaatattttttttctgcaaacttTAAAAGTTACCTGTGTTGGAATAATACAAAGAGGTAAATGTTCAAGACTGCTACAGAACATTTAAACCCTACAGTGAGAAATCCCAATCTATGAGAAatccaaaacaattttattagTATTGTTGCTAATGCTGCTAATACAGCATCTAGATGcaataattttttgttttgttaacttTTGGTTAACAGATCTGCTCTGCATGGTTATTGTTTCACATTACACTTTTCCTTAAGGACAGGGGCACAGGGGCTAAGATGCTGGTGAGACTGTATTGGCAGAAAGAAATCGTAAATCATGAAGCAACTCCTATGTGTACATtcaaacacaaaggaaaacagttcTGGGAATACAGAATGGattactgcatttttctccatcctttttcttttggtataAGTTATGTCAGGTACTAATTTAGTGAAAAGTAGATCTGTTTAAACACTGGCATTTATTGAGATGTGGTTGCTAGTGCAACAAGGATCtctgtcaggagaaaaaaaagaatgaggaaaCCAGAGAACTTCCCTAAATATGAACCCATGTTCTTGGATCACTACGTGAACTCTGTCCAACATGACTACCACTGTTTATGCCAAAAATCAATTTAGCTTATTCccacatttgaaaaatgttcaaTGTCCACGTTAATGAAGTTaatgtcagaaaatgtttttattttgcaacttTATTGCCGAAACACTCTCTTCTGCTGAAGAGAACCTTTTTGCAGGCTATGTAAGGAATCCAGGCAGCCACTACTCTTTGAATTTCTTGAAATGCACTGAAacacatttggaaaataataaacTCTGCAGAGTTTAAGGCAAAGAAGGCCTTTCTAAATGGCAAAATGCTTAGTGCACAACTAGCAAACTATATGGAAgctaaaaccaaaaataattatatatagcCCTAAGAGGTCTCATTTCCCCTTCCAGAATTATAACAAGCTCTTTtcatcctgctcctcctctggtATGCCAGGACATGTTTTCTGGATGTGTTTGTACATTCTGTGTCTTAGTTCTTGTGTGAATGATGTACCGTGGTTTTCCAGCCTTGTGTTAGAACACTTaggttgtttatttttctaatttattttaaattgcataAAAGGCCTCCTATGTAGACGTAATTATATGACTCATTAAAAATCAAGCACTAAAAGATGAGAAATAGAAGATACAAGATTATCCCCGTGGTTTAAATGCTTCTCCTCTCCAAATCACATGTAACAGTAATGTTCCTTACCCATTTATGCCTGCTTAAAATTCCCTACCACAGCCCGAATCCTTGCCCTAGATGCCTTCCAAATCTTATTTCTAGGtgtcttctccttttcctgctgcCCCTCTCTAGATTCTAGTTTCTTTCACACTGTGTGAGCCCAGTAATTACGAGCTAATGAGAGAGAGgccatttgtttgtttacagcTTTGGGGTTTGGGCCCAAAGCTAtagctttaggaaaaaaaacaaaaaacaaaaaacatcagcCTGAAGCAGGACCGTGTTCAATAAAAAGGAGTGATTGGAGAAGTTAGGTGCTTGGAGTATCTATTGAACCTATGCCAACAGCTTGCAACTTGGGCTGAAATTGGGCAGTTTTTCGGAAAGATGTGTCAAATGTAAGGTCTTTCTCTAATTCAATATTactagaatttttaaaaaatgttctcgTACCTGGGGATGGCTGACATTCTctgttaaaatgaattttaataaagTATCTGAGGCAAAAATGCATAATGGAACTTTCTACCCAAATGGTCAATATTTGGCAAAGAGAAACAACTGAATGTTGATTcttacagaatattttgtgtTGGGCTCTCCTGACGTGGGCTTTCCTACCAACCTCCCATCTTACAGGTGtgtagggtgatggttggaccagatgatcgAAGATGATcattgaaggtcttttccaaccctaacaattctatgactctatgaagGCCACAATCTGTTTTCTAGAGTGACTGCAGTACTTCTAATCTGTGTAAGACTATGGAAAGTGTCAGTCAGCATAGGATTTAGCCCTTTACGTTTAAAAATCTCAGTAAAGTTAcagaaacttcatttttctgagCTTGTTGTTTTGGTACTGTTGACTATTTGCCATGCCACTCAAGCTAAAGCATCCCATCTATTTACCACATCAACCAACTTTACTCCTCTATTCAACTATTGCCTTGTTATTAGCATGcaatattttagattttaaaacatttttttgaggATAGAAAGATGGCAAAGAGCAAGAAGCAGTAGCTTTCTTAATGCACTAACTGAAAGTTAATGTTttatattgtcttttttttctttctttctttcttgctggaATCTATTTATAACTGACTGAAGCACTtttgcaggtggtgtttttttgcaTGCTAATCCTGCACAGAAACACTGTGTCCAACAAAGTGTGCTGGGTCAGCCAAAACAAGAAACTTGTGCTGGAAAGACAGTATCCACAGGTATTTAGTGTGTATGGAGATCTGGCGAAATGAGTGATTAACTGGCATTGACAGAAATAAATCTCGGATTGCATTATTGTGTTAGAAAGTGGTTAcaagttttttctttccaaaagaaCAGATATTCTTCCTTTTGAAGTTTGCAAAAGCCTCAGCAATATAAACTCAGATTAAAATGCCACAAATCTTTTTGGTGTGTATTCTGTTTTTCCCGTCATACACAAATGAGGCACACCCCTGAGCAAATGAGGTGGGCTGGCaaaggtttttaaaagcaattaacaTCCAGTGCACTGTGGAATTCTGTGTAGTGCTGTTAATTCTAAATTCTAGAATTTTGATACTTTCTTAATGTTTGAAGTAGATCAGACTAGGGGGAAAATAGGAtttcttctgatgttttctgcagtgtctgAGTTCAGCAATGTTGCATGTTGTACATATAGagagaacaaatggaaaaacatgCAGGAAGAAGCAAACTAGGGTGGACTAAAGTAGACCTGAATGACTTGCAAAGGAAAGGGAGCCATGAAtgagcagcagccccgtggAAGGGTTTCGTTCCTCCAGAGAACCCTTCCCAGCATGGCTCTACCAGAGACTTTGCTGCATCATTGAATTTTATTGGTGTATCATTGGCCAGTCCTATACAATTTTAAGATAATTTAAAAGTGGGGAAAGCTTATGACATCCTGCAAGTATCAGAGTGATTTGATATTCACATGTATGAGTGTGGTAACCATTAATCTTTCAGCAGAGacttttaaagcaaatggaTTGAATTGCATTTGATTTAACCTCGTACTTAATTATTTAAGTGTCTACCTACTGCTCCAAGTGCATGCCTGCttgaaagactgaaaacacaTCAGTTAAAGTGAGCTTCACATCATTCAGATAGTGAATCTAATGTGTTCAttcatttcctttattcttAATGAAATTGTTTTGGAGAAAGTATAAAAATTGCTGCCTTCAGTGATGTGCCTGTAGAAGTAATGTGGTCTAAAAGCAAGGTTCATCCTCAAGAATGCCAATGCAGGGCCTCCCTTAGCTGCCAGATCCCCTTCTTAGGTGCAGGACGTGATGTGTCTGTGTAGGAATGGAGGTTCTTCTTGGGCCACAACTGCCAAGTCCTTGTCAAAAAAGAGCCCTTTGAACTGATGGATGTAATTTGGAAGGTGGTGTGGAGCAGAGGTGGGATGACACGGAGAGATGTGTGTTAAGTGTCCAGGTGGTCTGCTCGAACAGTGGCAGCCAGAGCATGTCCCAGTCATTCAAGATCTTCATTGTCAAATATATGAATGACTGTAGTGATTTGTGTCTGAAGGGTATTGTCGAACCTTCTAGCTAAAtataaatgggagaaaaaacagtTCAGGTCACTGGTGACACTTGGATGCTCTGCGTGCATTCAGTAGGACCTCCAGGCTGTGAATCAGCTGGGTCCTTTTTCCTGAGCCAAGGTGCTAAATAATCTTCTATCCCGTCTTCCAATTAGCTTTCTACATGCAAAGTCTTAACAGCCTGAACGATCATCAGACAGCTAGCCTGCATCTAGCCCATCTCTATATTTAGGCACTGGCTAAGCTGTTTAACTACAGCAGCTGTGTGGGATGAGAGGGAAATACAGAGCTGAGTATCCCTTGCATACCAGAGGCACTGCAGTGAATATTTCTGCACTAAACGGTCTAATGTAaacttggcaaaaaaaaaaaaaaaagtagtcaaGGCTGATACCAAACATGGCCTGCCTGGAAAAAGTATTTATGATAAAATTACACCACTTGGAAAAGGAGCGTTTGTATAAAAATCCCTTTTGAAATAGTCATATCAATGCTCAGCACTATATTAACTGCAGGAGATGAATGTTGATCCAAATGGACCttgtttaaaacaacattttgtgGTTGattctcctgctttcttgtgGACTACTGAGGAAATACGTATATCCTTAAATAAAAGGGACTTTACTGCCTGAATTTGCAGTAGGCAAGTCAGTGTATTTGAGGAGCATGTACTTATTTTCAAACCCAGTGTAATGCGTTATTACTACAAATATTTCCTAACCACAAACTAAAAGttcctggtgctgcagctgccgTTTCTGCACCTTCATAGAGGTAGCACGTCCACAGCAATTCTCCATCATTTCCTGAGCACGTGGAGTTTGCTGCTGAAGTCCTGGCTTTGCTGAAAAGTTCATGCAGatcaatgaaataaattttaaaataaaaagggagaggCCCAAGCCAAATGTGAAGAGGAAATTGCTCCATCTTGATCATAGTGGCAAGGTAAATAGCTGCTGGTTTGGACAGTCTTTAATATCGGTAAACAGCAAGCATAACCTGGAAAATAAGAGCAGACTATGtccctaaaagaaaaatacacttgtGTGATCATCTTCCACATTGAGGCCTGTAACTAGCTTTGAAATTCAGGGTCTAGTTTGgttaatatttatattcatacaTTTACATAACATTAACCAATGCAGTTTGGCTAATACttgtattaatatattttgttatgaTACTTCTCAGAAGCTCTTAAAGACGTTGCCTtaaaagcagcaagaagaaGATACAGAAAAACTCTCAGTGCTGTCTTAGCAGTCAAAAAGATCAGGATTTCTTTATGTATTTGGTGATTGAAGATGAGCAAAACAGATGCGCTTAGTGAAAAACAGCGCATGCTTCTAGCTTTTGGGGAATAAAAGTAGgatgtttgtgcttttttgggTTATACAAACTCTAGTCCTGGCTTTATCCCCGTATGTAGGGATCTTTTCATATTTGTGCAGGATTTCATGTGTGCAGTGGGATATCTGGAACTTCGGAACATCTCTACAGGCCTCCAGCAGTATGAAGTGCAGTTGGTGCCCGGTAGTCTCCCTTAATTGGGGGCACCGAGGTGATGTATAATAGACTTGGGTTTTGATGCTGTGGATAGCAATAAAAGGATCAAAGCGCCGCGCTCTGCACAGTTACAGGACGAACATGCTGTAGGTCAGAGACTTTGGAGAAGCATCAGACCCACTGCGGAGGGGCTGGGCCGTTTGTGGGATTGTGCAGCGATCTGGCGTGCCCCGGAGGCGGTGGGTTTACTGCCCATGTGCACGCCATGTGTGCGCACGTGGGTCTGTCCGGGAGTGGTGCTCATGAAATGCGATAGCTCTGTAAGCGGCAGCGTGCGCTGCGAGCGGTGGAAGGGCTGGAAAGAACAGCCAGTATTAAGATAAACTCACTGAGTTTCCAGTGCTGGTGCTAATTCACAGTTACCTCTTTAAGTCTGGAGGAATGTATAAATACACGTATATACGAGGCTTTGAAACAGTAAGGAATACATCTCTATGGAATTATCTCATTGCAGTTATTTTGACATATTCTATTCACATGTGGTTCTTctcttatgtattttttaatcctgaaaTTGCCTTCCCAAATTGCATTTATGGCTGGGGTGTATGTGGATGAATTTTTAGAGAGATTGTTGGgttattcttgtttttttcagaaagccTATCCCAGTTTCTGAGAACTGGAAGCATCGGTAATTGAATTTATTTGAGAGTGGGTAATGAGGCTGTTATATGATATGGTAGCAGTTCAGTTTAACTATACACGTATATCAAGTCCTTTTTTACGGTGTGTGTGGAAGGTTAGCATTTATCTCTGCTGCTGAGTGTGGATTAAATCTTacacctttttccttttgtttttgttttccttaattacCCTCATGTTTTTCTCCACTACAAATATTTGTGACATTTTCCAATGCAAGTAGAAACAGCAAAGAACTGTTTTATAACTTAGATAAATTGCAtattccaagaaaaagaaaaaaagaaaataacttaatACAACAATAGTTCTAGTGTGCAATAAAAACATATGAACAATGTGTGTGATTGGGTTTTTAGCAACGCTAAATCCCAAGTCCTTTTGTACACATTTGAATGCATTATAGCAGTAATTTTTTAACAACTTCATCAGGTAAGCTTTAGTCTGTATCTCATAAAACCCACAAATTCTAAATGTTAAGAAACTTTGCCAGATAGCATGATGCCAGTGAAAAGGTGTGATCGGGCAGGTGCTCAGAAAACTTCTGCATCATGACATGTTTAAATACTGCCCATTTCCAGTCAGCTCTTCCAGATGCATACTGACACCGCGCTAGCTCAGATTTTCCAGGGCAGAAGCAGCTTATAAGCACATACATTCTGAAATGTCACGTAGTTTTTAACCTAGAATGGaagatacatttaaaattagattaagacttttttttccatgtgtatATTCACATCACTTCAGggagtatttttgttttgtccacAGGACTTCTGCAATTCTAAAGTTAATTTATCGGTCATTTAGgtgcttaatatttttaataagcttATATGTAATAGTATCCTTTGTAAGCCGTTTGATTTTTGCTACGGTAATTTTTCAAAACGAAACATGATGTGCTTTATTACAtgtctgtattattttattattacagataaACACAAATCCACTTCAGATATACTAcaaagttttcagaagaaaagtcaGTTTAGGACCATCGCTCCCAAAATGGTACCAAAAATTTTAACATCTGGAGTGGTTTCGTGTCTCCAGTCATCTGTGCCTGAACACAACCCACCAAAAATCTCAGCTGCTGGTTCTAAACCTCTGATGGTGCCAGCTCAAAACTACGCCGTCATGCAGCTTGCTGGTCACGAGGGGACTTTCTCCCTCCTGGCCTTGCCGTACGTTACCCCTGCTGTACCGCAGCCAATGCAGCCGTCAAACATGGCCCTTTCTGAAAACCTAAAGCTGCCTATCCCGAGGTACCAGTCTGTGAGAAATAAACTACTGAGTGACAAGAAACCAGCTCACGTCTCTGTTTCGGGTACACAGAACAAGATTCCTACCAAAGCACAGGTCTCATCGCAGACTTCCCCCATGCCTACCCCAGCTGAAGACTGTCCTGAAACTCGTCCTAGTTCAGACTCGCCAGAGCAAGTGATGCTATCAGACCGTGAGTCATCTGAAATGACAGCTGCCACCTTACGAAGTGAAAATAATTCCATGGAATCTGGATCTCCTTCggtgaacaaaacaaaaactgctgtCAGGAATGTTTCTGGACCATCTATAGTTAAAGACTCTTCGAGCAAGACGGCACTTGAAACCACAAGGGAGTCATTCCTTATGGCtgagaaactgaaggaaaaacccACAAATTCTGCAAATCCTGTTACTGTCCTTTCACCGGCAGTTTTTGGCAGTCCGATACAGATGGCTCCATCAACACCAAAAGGAAAACTTCCTATTTTGCCTTACTCAAGGATGAAAAATTCAGTGTTCTGTAAATCTAAGCAGAGTACTGCTGTTATGAATGTATCCGGCCCTTCGATAAGATCTGACTGTGAAAAGACACCAGCTTCGGTGAAAGCCTTTCATGTTCCTTCTAAAGGACCTGATAAACGATTAGCTGTACCATTTACACAAGCCCCCAAACAAACCATTCGAGAAAATACGTTCTCTCCATCCAATAAAGTGGATGTTGACAGCCTTAAAAAATTGAATGGTACACCCTCGAAAAGAAGAGGCAGGAAGAGAAGAGCCCCGGATGATTTATTGGCTTTCCAGAGCAAGCGAAGGAAATGCATCGTTAATAAATTTcgagaaggaagagagagggtGAAAGCTGATCTGCAGCCACCTGAAGACAAAAAAGCGGAGGTGGTGAAAAAATACCGTAGTATTAGACCCAAACCAGTGGTGGTTGTGCAGGCTATCGCACCGCTGACCTCTGCAGCTGTCATAGAGGCAAAGTCTCCCGACCGTTTAGGGCAAGATCTTGTTTTAAGCAGCTCACTTGCCAGTAAATATTTAAGCTACAAGCATAATGACACTCCGTCGGTTAAATCTATTGATTTAGGCAGAAACGCGTACTCAGCTGTGCCTAAGCCGTGGCATAAATGCCAGGTTTGTAACCATCACTTCCAGTTCAAACACCACCTCCAGGACCACATGAACACGCACACGAACAAGCGGCCGTACAGCTGCCGGATCTGCCGGAAGGCGTACATTCATTCCGGGAGCCTGAGCACGCACATGAAGCTTCACCACAACGAAGGCAAGCCCAAAAAGCTTGTGTGCTGCGAATTCTGTGCTAAAGTTTTCGGCCATGCAAAAGTCTATTTTGGTCACCTAAGGGAAGTGCACAGGGTTGTTATCAGCACCGAGCCCTCCAGcagtgagcagcagctgcaagatGCTCTGAGGAGCAGAGACACAAATATAAAAGAGGCAGAAGAAGCAACAGAGAGGTGAGTGCTGACACTGATTAAGTGCTAATAAAAATGGGATTTCAGATTACCAGTGGAAATTCATAAGCATCACCACAATGAAAGTGttgatttttcatcttttttttttttggttttgcttttgtttttcttccccaagtGAGATTCTTAATGGTTTAAATATTCTCTTGTGGAATCCAATCAAGATTCCAAatccaaaatatatttcagctgATTTGTAAGATACAAATTATTACTGACACTGGCATGTCCAAAGCAATTTTGCATATATTCTAGTAATACCCAAACCACCAGTAGAGCTATTTTAatcagttctgttttgtttttgttaatctGCTCTATCTTGAACGTCTAcccattttgtgatttttttccccagaagatAAGTAAACCAACTGCAATAAGTGAAAAGCAATTCATATTCCAGTATTAGCTTGTAGTTTGTTTACACTATTAAATATCATTATCccatttccttctctggagTGCCGTGAGCTCATCTGTCTTGTGCCTTGATTACCTCTGCTTCTGCAATCACTTTGCCAAGTAAAAAAAGTTAGCATATACCATATTGAGATGGATAgggcattattttatttctgcattatgAATTCGAGGTGAATTTTCTTGGCACAGTATAAATgttagcttttttgtttgccCCACTGTGCATTTACTTTAATTGAAGTACACTTTATTAGAATTACTTTATTAAGCCCAGTGCTTTAACCTGATGCCTCAGTACCAGACCAGACGTGTTTTGCTTTGATAGTTCCACTCTTTGGGACATCAGTTGGAAAATTATTCACATACTGAACCTAAGAAATACCAGTGCTTTTCTGTCAGCCTTATGAGTTGAAATACAATGAATAATTTAGTATATCTGTTTTCTTGGGTAATCTGTCAAATGTATATTGATATATGTGTATTAACGAATGTGTATTAATAAATAGCAATATGTGGCCCTTTCCCTAGACTTCATGAGAaggtttttgtgttgtttggttttgtttggttttgattgcCTTAACTTAAAGAAGGAACGTGGTAGCTTTTACATGTCTGTTTCCTTTacactgcagagctctcctgaaTCAGTCAGAGGGACTGTCCAGTTGTAAATGACctatttaaacttttttaaacAGTGATGCAAActtttaggttaaaaaaaaaagaaaaaaaaagaagctctgAAGTTTCATTGCTTCCATCTCTGAGTGGGAAGTGGGACCCGTGGTTTTGACTTACATTGACTTCAGATCGATCAGTACAAGCAAGTTAGTTTCTGTGAGTAGTCAGCTGCTGGTAATACTCATTTGTACTTTTCTAGCACAGAGCTAGTCGTATTTGGATTGACCTCACTAAGTCTTGAACTTTTAA includes:
- the ZNF438 gene encoding zinc finger protein 438 isoform X3, with the protein product MVPKILTSGVVSCLQSSVPEHNPPKISAAGSKPLMVPAQNYAVMQLAGHEGTFSLLALPYVTPAVPQPMQPSNMALSENLKLPIPRYQSVRNKLLSDKKPAHVSVSGTQNKIPTKAQVSSQTSPMPTPAEDCPETRPSSDSPEQVMLSDRESSEMTAATLRSENNSMESGSPSVNKTKTAVRNVSGPSIVKDSSSKTALETTRESFLMAEKLKEKPTNSANPVTVLSPAVFGSPIQMAPSTPKGKLPILPYSRMKNSVFCKSKQSTAVMNVSGPSIRSDCEKTPASVKAFHVPSKGPDKRLAVPFTQAPKQTIRENTFSPSNKVDVDSLKKLNGTPSKRRGRKRRAPDDLLAFQSKRRKCIVNKFREGRERVKADLQPPEDKKAEVVKKYRSIRPKPVVVVQAIAPLTSAAVIEAKSPDRLGQDLVLSSSLASKYLSYKHNDTPSVKSIDLGRNAYSAVPKPWHKCQVCNHHFQFKHHLQDHMNTHTNKRPYSCRICRKAYIHSGSLSTHMKLHHNEGKPKKLVCCEFCAKVFGHAKVYFGHLREVHRVVISTEPSSSEQQLQDALRSRDTNIKEAEEATERGNKCNLEDLFHNPGEVKLQIRCGRCQFIAQSFAEMKFHLLCSHGEEIQGRVKEGVLQGSKGARGELIKHATHLWKQRNERRHTAKCSAREEEFYALPKLKRQIHFHHQNNVDMLSKSEVTQSGSSEAAKEMQNVGSGTPSKKIEIWSKAGYNCILCKQLFGRKEDLCNHWQSHHNCEDPSVLWTIFSLVSKQGIIELSNNG